The following proteins are encoded in a genomic region of Triticum dicoccoides isolate Atlit2015 ecotype Zavitan chromosome 1B, WEW_v2.0, whole genome shotgun sequence:
- the LOC119299762 gene encoding uncharacterized protein LOC119299762 produces the protein MALLMLSCEGFQKHEDRFQATHIGHRLLYSPAADNSYRDDVTAAAAAADDNIIDGSILSKKNLQSLPANEDFLSIEDNPVDELELDDGLGIVERVSPIEYIKRLLLMRSALGDSSIELGINTVMHMLPESSRDCRHTGDLYWHGYYQMNKLSPTALPPMRYTHCASSNELRCFHKPRAMLQVFCIKLKSYLEDAGGPIEVYGFIVIRDAEDYRRNYVFNRSRDNPIIVNKTSDYLTLVSPSRGISMTIDCLMEIDLRAKGPMEDVTLVDGCCDFVEGRCVYDTELECTLDGTNGTLIFDLIVFRRALEATVELCFTKVPAGGFELKMCGYTAVSESLYLFAGEQCDCDGLVASAGKHPQRFVAAVPFDDTLFIDFMEGRLPVPFKATSVHGCLEKEYCFCNGAVVSVKVSWSTSFY, from the exons ATGGCTCTTCTCATGCTGAGCTGTGAAGGATTTCAGAAGCATGAGGATAGATTCCAGGCAACACATATTGGCCATCGGTTGCTTTACTCCCCTGCTGCTGATAATAGCTACAGGGACGAtgtcactgctgctgctgctgctgcagatgATAATATAATAGATGGCAGCATTCTCAGCAAGAAGAATCTTCAAAGTTTGCCCGCTAATGAGGATTTTCTCTCAATTGAGGATAATCCAGTGGATGAGCTAGAATTGGATGATG GGTTGGGAATTGTTGAGAGGGTTAGTCCCATTGAATATATCAAGAGGTTACTGTTGATGAGATCAGCACTGGGTGATTCTTCTATTGAGCTAGGTATTAACACTGTCATGCACATGCTTCCAGAGTCTTCTAGGGACTGTAGGCATACTGGGGACCTCTATTGGCATGGTTATTATCAGATGAACAAATTATCTCCAA CTGCCTTGCCGCCGATGCGGTACACTCACTGTGCATCTTCAAACGAGCTTCGGTGTTTCCATAAGCCGCGTGCTATGCTCCAAGTCTTTTGTATTAAGTTGAAATCATATCTGGAAGATGCGGGTGGGCCAATTGAGGTGTATGGGTTTATTGTAATTCGTGATGCGGAAGACTATCGGCGCAACTACGTTTTCAACCGATCTCGTGATAACCCAATCATTGTCAACAAG ACCAGTGACTACCTGACTTTGGTGAGCCCTAGCAGAGGCATTTCGATGACAATCGATTGCCTGATGGAAATAGATCTGAGAGCCAAGGGACCCATGGAAGACGTGACTCTGGTGGATGGGTGCTGTGATTTCGTGGAGGGCCGTTGCGTGTACGACACGGAGCTGGAGTGCACCCTGGATGGCACCAACGGCACTCTCATCTTTGATCTCATCGTGTTTCGAAGAGCGCTGGAGGCGACCGTAGAGCTGTGTTTCACCAAGGTGCCCGCGGGAGGCTTTGAGCTGAAGATGTGCGGGTACACCGCGGTTTCAGAGAGCCTGTACCTCTTTGCCGGTGAGCAGTGCGACTGCGATGGCTTGGTCGCCTCGGCCGGGAAGCACCCGCAGAGGTTCGTCGCAGCCGTACCGTTCGATGACACGCTCTTCATCGATTTCATGGAGGGGAGGCTGCCTGTCCCGTTTAAGGCGACGTCCGTTCATGGCTGCCTAGAGAAGGAGTACTGCTTCTGCAACGGCGCTGTGGTGAGCGTGAAGGTGTCGTGGTCAACGAGCTTCTACTAA